The following coding sequences are from one Arachis hypogaea cultivar Tifrunner chromosome 7, arahy.Tifrunner.gnm2.J5K5, whole genome shotgun sequence window:
- the LOC112703229 gene encoding DNA topoisomerase 6 subunit B isoform X1, with translation MDSSESPTETKKTKSKTPRKNKETVLKQKSPAEFFAENKNIAGFDNPGKSLYTTARELVENSLDSAESISELPVVEITIEEINKSKFNSMIGLIDCERVDAELYDDYETEKAREKRLAKEARAQEIQAKNAALGKKVKETPASKGIRGRGEASFYRVICKDNGKGMPHDDIPNMFGRVLSGTKYGLKQTRGKFGLGAKMALIWSKMSTGLPIEISSSMRNQSYMSFCRLDIDIHKNIPHVHVNEKRENKERWHGAEIQVVIEGNWTTYRSKILHYMRQMAVITPYAQFLFKFVSDAPEKNVTIRFSRRTDVMPPVPLETKHHPSSVDLLLIKRLIAETLKQNLLQFLQHEFVNISKSHAERLIGEMGPDFSPKMALKSLTPQQLVRIHQLFRQAKFDDPNGHVFEGHPFIVEAGVSIGGKNVKQGLNIFRFANRIPLLFEQGADVVTRTALKRINWSSYKINQLQDKIGIFVSIVSTKIPFKGTGKEYIGDDITEIASAVKYSIQQCCVQLKSKIVKKMQAREQQERKRNLNKYIPDATGAVYNVLKDMAETQLHASKKFRYGDDDGELLRKVSENLITKETLSEKLAKHVEQVDYEMALEYATQSGVSEEPRETIYIQPLETENKIIDLHSPFFVFRMFH, from the exons ATGGATAGTAGCGAAAGCCCAACCGAAACAAAGAAAACCAAGTCCAAGACACCTCGAAAGAACAAAGAAACCGTTCTCAAGCAAA AATCTCCCGCGGAATTCTTTGCTGAGAACAAGAACATTGCAGGATTTGATAAT CCAGGAAAATCTCTTTATACTACTGCTAGAGAGCTTGTGGAGAATTCGCTTGACTCAGCGGAATCTATATCGGAGCTTCCGGTGGTTGAGATAACCAT TGAGGAGATTAACAAAAGCAAATTTAATTCTATGATCGGTCTCATTGACTGCGAGCGTGTTGATGCGGAGTTGTACGATGATTACGAGACTGAGAAGGCCCGTGAG AAACGGTTGGCGAAAGAGGCTCGTGCTCAAGAAATACAAGCAAAGAATGCTGCCCTTGGAAAGAAAGTGAAAGAGACTCCAGCTTCAAAGGGTATCAGGGGCCGAGGCGAGGCTTCATTTTATAGAGTTATATGCAAG GACAATGGAAAAGGAATGCCACATGATGACATCCCGAATATGTTTGGCCGAG TTCTCTCTGGGACAAAATATGGCTTGAAACAGACACGGGGGAAGTTTGGTCTTGGAGCAAAGATG GCATTAATATGGTCCAAAATGAGCACTGGGCTTCCAATTGAGATCTCTTCATCAATGAGAAACCAAAGTTATATGTCATTTTGCAGGCTGGATATTGACATTCATAA GAATATTCCACATGTACATGTAAATGAAAAACGAGAGAACAAGGAGCGCTGGCATGGGGCTGAAATTCAAGTTGTCATTGAGGGGAACTGGACAACATACCGT TCAAAAATATTACATTACATGAGACAAATGGCTGTCATCACCCCTTATGCACAATTTCTATTTAAATTTGTTTCAGATGCTCCTGA AAAGAATGTCACTATAAGGTTTTCTCGAAGAACAGATGTGATGCCTCCTGTTCCCCTGGAGACAAAGCATCATCCATCGTCAGTTGATTTGCTGCTAATTAAACGCCTTATTGCTGAAACTTTGAAGCAGAACCTTTTGCAATTTCTTCAACATGAGTTTGTAAATATTAGTAAATCTCATGCTGAAAGATTAATAG GTGAAATGGGCCCAGACTTCAGCCCAAAAATGGCTCTTAAGTCTCTAACTCCACAGCAACTAGTACGCATTCATCAGTTATTTCGTCAAGCCAAGTTTGATGATCCTAACGGCCAT GTTTTTGAAGGCCACCCATTCATAGTTGAAGCTGGAGTCAGTATCGGTGGAAAAAATGTCAAGCAA GGTTTGAATATATTTCGATTTGCAAATAGAATTCCACTACTTTTTGAGCAAGGAGCTGATGTTGTCACCAGGACTGCACTGAAGCGAATCAA TTGGAGTAGTTACAAAATCAACCAGCTACAAGACAAGATTGGCATCTTTGTTAGCATTGTGAGCACAAAAATTCCCTTCAAAGGGACTGGAAAAGAATACATTGGAGATGACATAACTGAGATTGCTTCTGCTGTCAAG TATTCCATTCAGCAGTGTTGCGTCCAATTGAAATCCAAGATTGTGAAAAAGATGCAGGCACGTGAGCAGCAGGAGAGGAAACGGAATTTAAACAA GTACATTCCTGATGCTACTGGGGCAGTATACAATGTTTTGAAAGACATGGCAGAGACACAGTTACATGCATCAAAGAAGTTCCGCTatggagatgatgatggagaactATTAAGAAAAGTATCTGAGAATTTGATTACTAAAGAAACACTCAGTGAAAAACTTGCTAAACATGTTGAACAG GTGGACTATGAAATGGCGTTGGAGTATGCCACGCAGAGTGGAGTGAGCGAGGAACCAAGAGAAACAATATATATACAACCATTGGAAACTGAGAATAAGATTATTGATTTACATTCTCCATTCTTTGTTTTTAGAATGTTTCATTAG
- the LOC112703229 gene encoding DNA topoisomerase 6 subunit B isoform X2: MIGLIDCERVDAELYDDYETEKAREKRLAKEARAQEIQAKNAALGKKVKETPASKGIRGRGEASFYRVICKDNGKGMPHDDIPNMFGRVLSGTKYGLKQTRGKFGLGAKMALIWSKMSTGLPIEISSSMRNQSYMSFCRLDIDIHKNIPHVHVNEKRENKERWHGAEIQVVIEGNWTTYRSKILHYMRQMAVITPYAQFLFKFVSDAPEKNVTIRFSRRTDVMPPVPLETKHHPSSVDLLLIKRLIAETLKQNLLQFLQHEFVNISKSHAERLIGEMGPDFSPKMALKSLTPQQLVRIHQLFRQAKFDDPNGHVFEGHPFIVEAGVSIGGKNVKQGLNIFRFANRIPLLFEQGADVVTRTALKRINWSSYKINQLQDKIGIFVSIVSTKIPFKGTGKEYIGDDITEIASAVKYSIQQCCVQLKSKIVKKMQAREQQERKRNLNKYIPDATGAVYNVLKDMAETQLHASKKFRYGDDDGELLRKVSENLITKETLSEKLAKHVEQVDYEMALEYATQSGVSEEPRETIYIQPLETENKIIDLHSPFFVFRMFH, from the exons ATGATCGGTCTCATTGACTGCGAGCGTGTTGATGCGGAGTTGTACGATGATTACGAGACTGAGAAGGCCCGTGAG AAACGGTTGGCGAAAGAGGCTCGTGCTCAAGAAATACAAGCAAAGAATGCTGCCCTTGGAAAGAAAGTGAAAGAGACTCCAGCTTCAAAGGGTATCAGGGGCCGAGGCGAGGCTTCATTTTATAGAGTTATATGCAAG GACAATGGAAAAGGAATGCCACATGATGACATCCCGAATATGTTTGGCCGAG TTCTCTCTGGGACAAAATATGGCTTGAAACAGACACGGGGGAAGTTTGGTCTTGGAGCAAAGATG GCATTAATATGGTCCAAAATGAGCACTGGGCTTCCAATTGAGATCTCTTCATCAATGAGAAACCAAAGTTATATGTCATTTTGCAGGCTGGATATTGACATTCATAA GAATATTCCACATGTACATGTAAATGAAAAACGAGAGAACAAGGAGCGCTGGCATGGGGCTGAAATTCAAGTTGTCATTGAGGGGAACTGGACAACATACCGT TCAAAAATATTACATTACATGAGACAAATGGCTGTCATCACCCCTTATGCACAATTTCTATTTAAATTTGTTTCAGATGCTCCTGA AAAGAATGTCACTATAAGGTTTTCTCGAAGAACAGATGTGATGCCTCCTGTTCCCCTGGAGACAAAGCATCATCCATCGTCAGTTGATTTGCTGCTAATTAAACGCCTTATTGCTGAAACTTTGAAGCAGAACCTTTTGCAATTTCTTCAACATGAGTTTGTAAATATTAGTAAATCTCATGCTGAAAGATTAATAG GTGAAATGGGCCCAGACTTCAGCCCAAAAATGGCTCTTAAGTCTCTAACTCCACAGCAACTAGTACGCATTCATCAGTTATTTCGTCAAGCCAAGTTTGATGATCCTAACGGCCAT GTTTTTGAAGGCCACCCATTCATAGTTGAAGCTGGAGTCAGTATCGGTGGAAAAAATGTCAAGCAA GGTTTGAATATATTTCGATTTGCAAATAGAATTCCACTACTTTTTGAGCAAGGAGCTGATGTTGTCACCAGGACTGCACTGAAGCGAATCAA TTGGAGTAGTTACAAAATCAACCAGCTACAAGACAAGATTGGCATCTTTGTTAGCATTGTGAGCACAAAAATTCCCTTCAAAGGGACTGGAAAAGAATACATTGGAGATGACATAACTGAGATTGCTTCTGCTGTCAAG TATTCCATTCAGCAGTGTTGCGTCCAATTGAAATCCAAGATTGTGAAAAAGATGCAGGCACGTGAGCAGCAGGAGAGGAAACGGAATTTAAACAA GTACATTCCTGATGCTACTGGGGCAGTATACAATGTTTTGAAAGACATGGCAGAGACACAGTTACATGCATCAAAGAAGTTCCGCTatggagatgatgatggagaactATTAAGAAAAGTATCTGAGAATTTGATTACTAAAGAAACACTCAGTGAAAAACTTGCTAAACATGTTGAACAG GTGGACTATGAAATGGCGTTGGAGTATGCCACGCAGAGTGGAGTGAGCGAGGAACCAAGAGAAACAATATATATACAACCATTGGAAACTGAGAATAAGATTATTGATTTACATTCTCCATTCTTTGTTTTTAGAATGTTTCATTAG
- the LOC140174380 gene encoding uncharacterized protein, whose protein sequence is MAQDANHHIYVVAWAIINIENKEELEMVFGLHDDLGDYKGLISAVEEVMPQVHHRFCVWHLWQNFNKQWKDLELRRLFWDAARSTTFQDFIGNMDKIKRVNEEAWTYLNKWSRYSWTKSQFSHRPKLDNICNNACEVFNARIKEVRSKPIITLLEEVRMFVMRSIAKNKIKLNNHIEKLPLVIQSRLEKVRKESKNWVPIWTGDEDYEKFEIHGHPTNMASPVFMPVLLLHG, encoded by the exons ATGGCACAAGATGCAAATCACCACATATATGTGGTTGCTTGGGCTATAATCAACATTGAAAACAAGGAGGAACTGGAAATGGTTTTTGGACTCCACGATGATTTAGGAGACTATAAG GGGTTAATTTCGGCTGTGGAGGAGGTCATGCCACAGGTCCACCATCGTTTCTGTGTATGGCACCTGTGGCAAAATTTCAACAAACAGTGGAAGGATCTTGAGCTGAGGAGACTTTTTTGGGATGCTGCAAGGTCAACCACCTTTCAAGATTTTATTGGCAACATGGACAAGATTaagagagtcaatgaggaagcaTGGACATACCTTAACAAGTGGTCTAGGTATTCATGGACGAAGTCTCAATTTAGCCACAGGCCAAAGCTGGATAATATATGCAATAACGCATGTGAGGTCTTCAACGCAAGGATCAAAGAGGTTAGGAGCAAGCCAATCATAACATTGCTTGAAGAGGTAAGGATGTTCGTTATGAGGTCCATTGCAAAGAACAAGATAAAGTTGAACAACCACATCGAAAAACTTCCTCTAGTTATTCAGAGCCGGTTAGAAAAGGTAAGGAAAGAGTCAAAGAACTGGGTTCCTATATGGACTGGGGATGAAGACTATGAAAAGTTTGAGATTCATGGACACCCAACAAACATG GCATCCCCTGTGTTCATGCCTGTGCTGCTCTTGCATGGGTGA